Proteins from a single region of Solanum stenotomum isolate F172 unplaced genomic scaffold, ASM1918654v1 scaffold24438, whole genome shotgun sequence:
- the LOC125851338 gene encoding thaumatin-like protein, whose product MRTSIFVLFTLFFTYANAATILVRNNCPYTVWAAGVPAGGGKRLDRGQTWTINAPPGTKQARVWGRTGCNFDASGKGKCQTGDCNGLLVCKSFGVPPNTLAEYALNQFANKDFFDISLVDGFNVPMEFSPTSNGCTRGITCKAEINQQCPNELKAPGGCNNPCTVFKTDQYCCNSGSCSPTKFSRFFKERCPDAYSYPKDDQTSTFTCPAGTNYRVVFCP is encoded by the coding sequence atgagaacTTCAATTTTTGTTCTCTTTACCCTTTTTTTCACCTATGCCAATGCAGCCACAATTTTAGTTCGTAACAATTGTCCCTACACAGTTTGGGCTGCTGGAGTCCCGGCCGGAGGCGGCAAACGCCTCGATCGTGGCCAAACGTGGACGATAAACGCCCCTCCGGGGACTAAACAAGCTCGAGTTTGGGGCCGTACCGGATGCAATTTCGATGCATCCGGTAAGGGAAAATGCCAAACTGGAGATTGTAATGGTCTTCTTGTATGTAAATCTTTTGGTGTACCACCCAATACATTAGCTGAATATGCCCTAAACCAATTTGCAAATAAAGATTTTTTCGATATTTCTCTTGTCGATGGATTTAATGTTCCTATGGAATTTAGTCCAACTTCCAATGGGTGCACCCGTGGCATAACGTGTAAAGCAGAAATTAATCAGCAATGTCCTAATGAATTGAAGGCTCCCGGAGGATGTAACAATCCTTGTACCGTTTTCAAGACTGATCAATATTGTTGTAACTCTGGTAGTTGTAGCCCAACTAAATTTTCGAGATTTTTTAAGGAGAGGTGTCCTGATGCATATAGTTACCCTAAGGATGATCAGACTAGTACTTTCACTTGCCCTGCTGGTACTAATTATAGGGTTGTGTTCTGTCCTTAA